One part of the Bdellovibrio bacteriovorus genome encodes these proteins:
- the panC gene encoding pantoate--beta-alanine ligase, with translation MTQVLRSPSEFQAWRRKQSGTVGFVPTMGALHTGHEELIKQARKNNDLVVLSIFVNPTQFNDPKDLEKYPQTWDQDLAMAEKNNVDAIFFPRYPEMYPDNYRYKVSENEYSTLLDGAHRPGHFDGVLSVVMKLFNVVRPTKAYFGEKDFQQLTLIQGMVESFFMDLEIVPVPTVREEDGLAKSSRNLRLTPEERKKAPAIFKAITKSKTAAEAAASLSAQGFIVDYVTDVGNRRFVAAKLGEVRLIDNVQI, from the coding sequence ATGACACAGGTCCTGCGCTCTCCTTCCGAATTTCAGGCCTGGCGCCGCAAGCAATCCGGCACGGTGGGTTTTGTTCCCACCATGGGGGCTTTGCACACGGGCCACGAGGAACTGATCAAACAAGCCCGCAAGAACAACGACCTTGTGGTGCTTTCCATTTTCGTGAACCCGACCCAGTTCAATGACCCAAAAGATCTGGAAAAATATCCGCAGACCTGGGATCAGGATCTGGCGATGGCCGAAAAAAACAACGTCGATGCCATCTTTTTCCCACGCTATCCGGAAATGTACCCGGACAATTACCGCTATAAAGTTTCTGAAAATGAATATTCCACCCTGCTGGATGGCGCCCACCGCCCGGGCCACTTTGATGGTGTGCTGTCGGTGGTGATGAAACTTTTCAATGTGGTTCGCCCGACCAAGGCGTATTTCGGCGAAAAGGACTTCCAGCAGTTGACCCTGATTCAAGGCATGGTGGAAAGCTTCTTCATGGACCTGGAAATCGTTCCGGTCCCGACCGTGCGCGAAGAAGACGGTCTGGCTAAAAGTTCGCGCAATCTGCGCCTAACCCCGGAAGAGCGAAAGAAAGCACCGGCCATCTTTAAAGCCATTACGAAGAGCAAAACCGCGGCGGAAGCTGCGGCTTCTTTGTCAGCGCAGGGATTTATCGTGGATTATGTGACGGATGTGGGAAACCGCCGCTTCGTCGCCGCCAAACTCGGTGAAGTGAGGTTGATCGACAATGTCCAAATCTAA
- the coaBC gene encoding bifunctional phosphopantothenoylcysteine decarboxylase/phosphopantothenate--cysteine ligase CoaBC — protein MSKSKVLFMMTGSIACYKACHVVSRLVQNNCDVQVVASPSALKFVGNATLEGLTGKPVISDMYAMGNVMDHIHLMRWADVILVAPATANFINKAAQGVGDDLLQTLFLAHDFKKPFLVAPAMNTSMYLHPVTQKSLTALKEMGVQILDTASGILACGEEGWGKLLEPDLILKMTLEALHKPAQDTAAASVAPKSSALSKVKILITAGGTQEPIDTVRVISNLSSGRTGIALAEYMTQMGFDVTLLQAHASPRSEHVTRRDLFVSFATLDEKMKHYLSTEDFTHVIHAAAVSDYSVDHIEVDGQSFRPFEVKKVSSDADKMNIVLKRNYKIVDRLKDYSKNKDLKVIAFKLTSHATPEQRAHAVEKLFANSHADFVVHNDLSEIDIVNRTHKFTLFNHEGFVACENLDQLTSELIRVVLPKDSL, from the coding sequence ATGTCCAAATCTAAAGTTCTCTTCATGATGACAGGCTCGATTGCCTGTTACAAAGCCTGTCACGTGGTCTCCCGACTGGTGCAGAATAACTGTGACGTTCAGGTTGTGGCCTCCCCGTCGGCGCTGAAGTTTGTCGGCAACGCCACCCTGGAAGGCCTGACCGGCAAACCCGTGATCAGTGACATGTACGCCATGGGCAACGTCATGGATCATATCCACCTGATGCGTTGGGCGGATGTGATTTTGGTGGCACCAGCCACGGCGAACTTCATCAATAAAGCCGCTCAAGGTGTGGGTGATGATCTGCTGCAGACTCTATTCCTGGCTCATGACTTTAAAAAGCCCTTCCTGGTCGCTCCGGCCATGAACACCAGCATGTATCTGCACCCGGTGACACAAAAATCCCTGACCGCACTGAAAGAGATGGGTGTGCAGATCCTGGACACAGCTTCCGGCATTCTAGCCTGTGGTGAAGAAGGCTGGGGCAAACTGCTGGAACCGGATCTGATTCTGAAAATGACTTTGGAAGCGCTTCATAAACCTGCGCAAGACACCGCAGCGGCCTCGGTCGCTCCGAAGTCTTCTGCTCTTTCCAAAGTGAAAATCCTGATCACTGCCGGGGGCACGCAAGAGCCCATCGACACGGTTCGTGTGATCAGCAACCTCAGCTCCGGCCGCACCGGCATTGCGCTGGCTGAATACATGACCCAGATGGGCTTTGATGTGACCTTGCTGCAAGCCCATGCTTCACCCAGGTCTGAACACGTCACCCGCCGTGACCTGTTCGTCAGCTTTGCGACTTTGGATGAAAAGATGAAGCACTACCTTTCCACCGAGGATTTCACCCACGTGATCCATGCGGCCGCCGTCAGTGACTATTCTGTCGACCACATCGAAGTCGATGGCCAAAGTTTCCGTCCGTTTGAGGTGAAGAAAGTCAGCTCTGACGCTGATAAAATGAATATCGTTCTGAAGCGCAACTACAAGATTGTGGACCGACTGAAGGATTATTCAAAAAACAAGGACCTGAAAGTGATTGCGTTTAAACTGACCAGTCACGCCACTCCTGAACAGCGAGCCCACGCCGTGGAAAAGCTTTTTGCCAACTCCCACGCGGACTTCGTCGTTCACAATGATTTAAGCGAAATTGATATCGTCAACCGCACCCACAAGTTCACGCTGTTCAATCACGAAGGCTTTGTTGCCTGTGAAAATCTGGATCAACTGACCAGTGAACTGATTCGTGTGGTGCTGCCAAAGGATTCTTTATGA
- a CDS encoding M13 family metallopeptidase: MLKLLFPLLMTPLMAQATKPAPKSTSEIPVKREFPLNSEISPCHNFHQYVCSKAESAFKLREDRSRHLFAFSDSRERLLETQMKFMKELPHQKNLDARTSQVRDYYLACMDSTAKAKDEKAEVKKLKAELDQIKSTEEFILYTHAQMPRGLGGLIRLWPTNNLDNPKEIDAMLYSSLMELPDHKYYEQKDLMADYEKQLVLFFQSVDPKIKKAEAVKKAQAQIAMEQDFIKVFPVTAVRHQRWSEKRVASQKDLVKKYPNLKLDVLFKYVPEKLAVNTPIPESLDFLNAELPKRDLQVWKDAYLYGALSGIMDDGYPKFFASQFAFEKKFFGGPAQRPVRQERCTSEATRLFSKEIDAVLIEKVFPNFDESKVNEVASRIRASILQGLEKNTWLSKEGRKEALAKIRTARLQLVKPHNDREWDFLPVKKYSSRQAIQNLRTYREARWEKSMQEMREPANMDAWGMSPLTVNAYYSSNENKFVLPIGILQFPFYDKDGSVIENLGAVGAVVGHELGHSIDDSGSKYDSQGRLRTWMTTKDIMEFNLRGQKMIDQFNKADHDGKLTLGENVADLVGLTFAYNAAFPDGKGSEKDKKDFFVAYGRLWCEVIRPDNAKLLRKTDPHSSGPARINEQVKQQPAFAETFQCKPGDPMTLPEKDRVQIW, encoded by the coding sequence ATGCTGAAACTTCTCTTCCCCCTGCTGATGACCCCTCTGATGGCGCAGGCCACAAAACCCGCTCCCAAATCCACTTCCGAAATTCCGGTCAAACGTGAATTTCCCCTGAATTCAGAGATCAGCCCGTGCCACAACTTCCATCAGTATGTTTGCTCCAAAGCCGAATCCGCTTTCAAATTGCGCGAGGATCGCAGCCGTCACCTGTTTGCCTTCAGTGATTCCCGTGAACGTCTGCTTGAAACCCAGATGAAGTTCATGAAAGAACTTCCACACCAGAAAAATCTGGATGCACGCACCTCCCAGGTTCGCGATTACTATCTGGCGTGCATGGATTCCACCGCCAAGGCGAAGGATGAAAAAGCCGAAGTAAAAAAACTGAAAGCCGAGCTGGATCAAATCAAGTCCACAGAGGAATTCATTCTTTACACCCACGCCCAAATGCCGCGCGGACTGGGAGGTCTGATCCGTCTGTGGCCGACGAACAATCTGGATAATCCCAAAGAGATCGACGCCATGCTGTACTCAAGCCTGATGGAGCTTCCAGATCACAAGTACTATGAGCAAAAGGACCTGATGGCCGACTATGAAAAGCAACTGGTGCTTTTTTTCCAGTCCGTCGATCCGAAAATCAAAAAAGCTGAGGCCGTGAAAAAAGCCCAGGCCCAGATCGCCATGGAGCAGGATTTCATCAAAGTCTTCCCGGTAACAGCAGTTCGTCACCAGCGCTGGAGCGAAAAACGTGTCGCCTCCCAAAAAGATCTGGTGAAAAAGTATCCGAACCTGAAGCTGGATGTTTTGTTCAAATACGTGCCGGAAAAACTGGCCGTCAACACCCCGATTCCGGAATCTTTGGACTTTCTGAATGCCGAACTGCCAAAACGGGATCTGCAAGTCTGGAAAGATGCGTATCTGTATGGCGCACTCAGCGGAATTATGGATGATGGTTATCCGAAGTTCTTTGCTTCACAGTTTGCCTTTGAAAAGAAGTTCTTCGGTGGCCCGGCCCAGCGCCCGGTCCGTCAGGAACGCTGCACTTCAGAGGCCACCCGTTTGTTCTCGAAAGAAATCGACGCGGTTCTGATTGAAAAAGTGTTCCCGAATTTTGACGAAAGCAAAGTCAACGAAGTGGCATCACGCATTCGCGCCAGCATCCTGCAGGGCCTGGAAAAAAACACCTGGCTTTCCAAGGAAGGCAGAAAAGAAGCCTTGGCAAAGATCCGCACAGCGCGCCTGCAACTGGTTAAACCCCACAACGACCGCGAATGGGATTTCCTGCCGGTGAAAAAGTATTCCAGCAGACAGGCCATTCAAAACCTGCGTACTTACCGCGAGGCCCGCTGGGAAAAATCCATGCAGGAAATGCGCGAACCCGCCAACATGGACGCCTGGGGCATGAGCCCACTAACCGTGAACGCTTACTACAGCTCCAACGAAAACAAGTTCGTGCTGCCGATCGGAATTTTGCAGTTCCCGTTCTATGACAAAGACGGCTCGGTGATTGAAAATCTGGGGGCCGTGGGTGCGGTTGTCGGTCATGAACTGGGCCATAGTATTGATGACAGCGGCTCCAAATATGATTCCCAGGGGCGCCTGCGCACCTGGATGACCACCAAGGACATCATGGAGTTTAATCTGCGCGGCCAGAAGATGATTGACCAGTTCAACAAGGCCGATCATGACGGCAAACTGACTTTGGGCGAAAACGTGGCCGACCTTGTCGGGCTGACTTTTGCCTACAACGCCGCATTCCCTGACGGCAAAGGCAGTGAAAAAGACAAGAAGGACTTCTTCGTTGCTTACGGACGCCTGTGGTGCGAAGTGATTCGCCCCGACAACGCCAAGTTGTTGCGTAAAACCGATCCGCACTCTTCAGGTCCGGCACGCATCAACGAACAGGTGAAACAACAGCCGGCATTTGCGGAAACCTTCCAATGCAAGCCTGGAGATCCCATGACTCTTCCGGAAAAAGACCGAGTGCAAATCTGGTAA
- a CDS encoding SDR family NAD(P)-dependent oxidoreductase translates to MKKIAVVTGANRGLGLALSEALAQRGFKVLMAMRNPDKAQKTLNGLTMKGLDVVPMKLDLSQEKSINDFVEVIKREYGFVDVLVNNAGILIDSEDGGNSSLFKTKASTLQKTFATNTLGPFLLTQKIFPLMKQEGYGRIVNVSSGMAQLSEKQNASASYRISKTALNMVTNLFASEVSGEDICVNSVSPGWVRTDMGGPHADRSVEQGIKGLLWAATLPKGGPNGGFFQDGESLSW, encoded by the coding sequence GTGAAAAAGATCGCTGTCGTCACTGGTGCAAATCGTGGTTTGGGTCTTGCCTTGAGTGAGGCCCTGGCACAAAGGGGCTTCAAAGTCCTGATGGCGATGAGAAATCCGGACAAAGCACAAAAGACCCTGAACGGCCTGACCATGAAGGGTCTGGATGTCGTGCCAATGAAGCTTGATCTGTCCCAGGAAAAAAGCATCAACGACTTTGTCGAAGTGATCAAACGCGAATACGGTTTTGTCGATGTACTGGTGAACAATGCCGGCATCCTGATCGACAGTGAAGACGGCGGAAATTCCTCGCTGTTTAAAACCAAAGCCTCCACTTTGCAAAAAACTTTTGCCACCAACACCCTGGGGCCGTTCCTGCTGACTCAGAAAATCTTCCCACTGATGAAGCAGGAAGGTTATGGTCGCATCGTCAATGTCTCCAGCGGCATGGCTCAGCTTTCGGAAAAGCAGAATGCCTCGGCGTCTTATCGTATTTCCAAAACGGCTCTGAACATGGTGACGAATCTTTTTGCCTCGGAAGTTTCCGGCGAAGATATTTGTGTGAATTCGGTATCGCCAGGATGGGTGCGCACGGATATGGGCGGGCCGCACGCGGATCGTTCAGTTGAACAGGGGATCAAAGGTCTTCTTTGGGCGGCGACGTTGCCAAAAGGCGGTCCCAATGGCGGTTTCTTCCAGGATGGCGAATCCTTAAGCTGGTAA
- a CDS encoding HAD-IG family 5'-nucleotidase has translation MPGKVFVNRTLNLKKIRYIGVDMDHTLVRYNSENFERLSHTTMIDKLVKRGYPETLRKLVFDYNFAIRGLVIDRKMGNLLKLNRYTAIRASYHGLKPLDFKSHQKLYKSTYIDLSNSDYLAVDTSFSISLANLIAQIVELKDSDTTNKYPEYAQIADDVLDALDEAHRDGSLKDVVKQNLDHFIIKDPTLVHTLEKFRRHGKKIFVLTNSDFHYTKLLLDYAIQPFLKEHKSWEDLFEFVITFASKPKFFYENQKYLRVNPADGTMTNMEGKLTPGIYQGGNAKKFTADLDLAGDDILYVGDHIYGDILRLKKDCNWRTAMVIEELDVEVENNKQAEPINQEIETLMKKKEPLEDELTDIMTRKIEKSVAANEPQIETLQKTISEIDAQISQLIKKQQAMYNSNWGQLMRAGNEESYFAYQLDRYACVYMQKLSDLLDLSPRTYFRAPRRPLAHEIF, from the coding sequence ATGCCTGGAAAAGTATTTGTTAACAGAACATTGAATCTGAAAAAAATCCGCTACATCGGCGTGGACATGGACCACACACTGGTTCGTTATAACAGCGAAAACTTTGAGCGCCTGTCCCACACCACGATGATCGATAAACTGGTCAAACGCGGTTATCCTGAAACTTTGCGCAAGCTGGTGTTCGACTATAACTTCGCCATCCGTGGCCTGGTTATCGACCGCAAGATGGGAAATCTGCTGAAGCTGAACCGCTACACGGCGATTCGTGCCAGCTATCACGGTCTGAAGCCGCTGGATTTCAAAAGCCACCAGAAGCTTTACAAGTCCACTTACATTGACCTGTCCAATTCCGACTACCTGGCGGTGGACACGTCTTTCTCGATCTCTTTGGCGAATCTGATAGCTCAGATCGTGGAACTGAAAGACTCGGACACAACCAACAAGTATCCGGAATACGCGCAGATTGCTGACGACGTGCTGGATGCTTTGGATGAAGCTCACCGCGACGGTTCCCTGAAAGACGTTGTGAAACAGAACCTGGATCATTTCATCATCAAAGATCCAACCCTGGTGCACACGCTGGAAAAATTCCGTCGTCACGGGAAAAAGATCTTCGTGTTGACGAACTCTGACTTCCACTACACGAAACTGCTTTTGGACTATGCGATTCAGCCATTCCTGAAAGAGCACAAGTCCTGGGAAGATCTGTTTGAGTTCGTGATCACGTTTGCTTCCAAACCGAAGTTCTTCTACGAAAACCAGAAGTACCTGCGCGTGAATCCGGCCGATGGCACTATGACCAACATGGAAGGCAAGCTGACTCCGGGGATCTATCAGGGCGGTAACGCGAAGAAATTCACGGCCGATCTGGATCTGGCGGGGGATGACATCCTTTACGTGGGTGACCATATCTACGGTGATATCCTGCGCTTGAAAAAGGACTGCAACTGGAGAACCGCGATGGTTATCGAGGAACTTGACGTTGAAGTTGAAAACAACAAGCAGGCTGAACCGATCAATCAGGAAATCGAAACCCTGATGAAAAAGAAAGAACCTCTCGAAGATGAACTGACGGACATCATGACCCGCAAGATTGAAAAATCCGTGGCGGCCAATGAACCTCAGATCGAAACTTTGCAGAAGACTATTTCTGAGATCGACGCCCAGATCAGCCAACTGATCAAAAAGCAGCAGGCCATGTACAACTCCAACTGGGGTCAACTGATGAGAGCCGGCAACGAAGAAAGTTACTTCGCCTACCAACTAGACCGCTATGCCTGCGTTTACATGCAGAAGCTGAGCGATCTGCTGGATCTGTCGCCAAGAACCTACTTCCGTGCGCCTCGCCGCCCACTGGCTCACGAAATCTTCTAA
- a CDS encoding DUF2520 domain-containing protein, with translation MNATKTVPTFLIIGSGRVARHVAHYFHLLNLKYQTWDRSEDISALAGKVSASSHILLAISDSALESFYQEHLAQHEDKTLVHFSGALYFKGMIAAHPLMTFGPDLYDLSTYQQIHFALTGCDSLIEALPGLPNSYSNIFAFEKARYHALCVLGGNFTTLLLAKMLDGFAEMKIPQSAAKPYIERVIQNTLANPGDAFTGPLARKDAATVEKNLQALNDDPYQAVYKAFLETLWPEYPRK, from the coding sequence ATGAATGCGACAAAGACTGTTCCTACATTTCTTATTATTGGCTCTGGCCGTGTCGCCCGACATGTCGCCCACTATTTCCATTTACTCAATCTAAAATACCAGACCTGGGACCGCAGCGAGGACATCTCTGCTTTGGCGGGCAAAGTTTCTGCGAGCTCGCATATTCTGCTGGCTATTAGCGACAGTGCGCTGGAGTCCTTTTATCAAGAGCACTTGGCCCAGCATGAAGACAAAACGCTCGTGCATTTCTCGGGTGCACTGTACTTCAAAGGAATGATCGCAGCACACCCGCTGATGACCTTTGGTCCGGATCTTTACGATCTGTCCACCTACCAGCAGATTCACTTTGCACTGACCGGATGTGATTCCCTGATTGAGGCCCTGCCGGGACTTCCTAATTCTTATTCCAACATCTTCGCCTTTGAAAAAGCCCGGTATCACGCCTTGTGTGTGCTCGGTGGAAACTTCACCACTTTGTTGCTTGCCAAGATGCTGGATGGCTTTGCCGAGATGAAAATACCGCAAAGTGCCGCCAAGCCTTATATTGAAAGAGTGATACAGAACACTTTGGCGAACCCTGGAGATGCCTTCACCGGCCCGTTGGCGCGCAAAGATGCCGCCACAGTCGAAAAGAATCTGCAGGCCTTAAACGATGATCCTTATCAGGCTGTGTACAAAGCCTTTCTTGAAACCCTTTGGCCTGAGTATCCGCGAAAGTGA
- a CDS encoding substrate-binding periplasmic protein: MILLNVLFAMMFAHANDLCERRFVLAFMDNEPSYFIENGVKKGHSYVLMTEVVKQLECRETEIPGSYAANKEKLLKNRVDIMGLAIRDAEMDKVAEFIPAYRVPRMLIVDKKVFNPAYKIDDYLKSSKIVFSTLIGAGFFMSDQERELLFKQKRLFEVPGPADIFANLIKGRTQATFSTPLFTHYYLSRKGQDHNFVILPDPNQAQDLGIYVSKARVTEKERNKIKDIIKRMKSDGSLARSAKDYVREEDLKYYKD, translated from the coding sequence ATGATTCTGCTGAATGTCCTTTTTGCGATGATGTTTGCGCACGCCAATGACCTTTGCGAAAGACGTTTCGTTCTGGCCTTTATGGACAACGAGCCTTCCTACTTCATCGAAAACGGCGTTAAAAAAGGCCACTCGTATGTTCTGATGACTGAAGTCGTGAAGCAGCTTGAATGCCGTGAAACCGAGATCCCGGGATCATATGCCGCCAACAAAGAAAAGCTTCTCAAAAACCGTGTCGACATCATGGGGCTTGCGATCCGCGACGCTGAAATGGACAAAGTCGCAGAGTTCATACCGGCCTATCGCGTGCCACGCATGCTGATTGTCGATAAAAAAGTCTTCAACCCCGCCTACAAGATCGATGATTACCTAAAAAGCTCCAAAATCGTTTTCTCGACCCTGATTGGGGCTGGATTTTTTATGTCCGATCAGGAACGGGAATTACTTTTCAAACAAAAGCGCCTGTTTGAAGTGCCCGGCCCCGCCGACATCTTTGCCAACCTGATCAAAGGCCGCACGCAGGCCACGTTCTCGACCCCACTGTTCACTCACTATTACTTATCGCGCAAAGGTCAGGATCATAACTTTGTGATTTTACCGGACCCGAATCAGGCGCAGGATCTGGGCATCTATGTTTCCAAAGCCCGTGTAACAGAAAAAGAACGCAATAAAATCAAAGACATTATCAAACGCATGAAGTCCGACGGGTCCCTGGCCCGTTCTGCCAAGGACTATGTCCGAGAAGAAGATCTGAAATACTATAAGGATTAA
- the panB gene encoding 3-methyl-2-oxobutanoate hydroxymethyltransferase, with product MKTILDFHDKKSKKQKISMITCYDYSFARIVADSDIDCILVGDSLAMVMLGHSTTLDVSASVMAHHTAAVVRGAGDKFVIADLPFMSYRKGLTANMTAVEKVMKAGAHAVKLEGAAGNLKLVRHLVDSGVPVMGHLGLTPQSVNQLGGFKVQGRDEKAQKKILEAALQLQEAGAFSVVLECVPSKLAKEITAALEIPTIGIGAGVDCDGQVLVLQDLLGMNQGFKPKFVKTYLDGFNTIKGALNKYHQEVSAETFPSEKESYS from the coding sequence ATGAAAACCATCCTCGATTTCCATGACAAGAAAAGCAAAAAGCAAAAGATCTCGATGATCACCTGCTACGACTATTCCTTCGCGCGCATTGTGGCCGACAGTGATATCGACTGCATTCTGGTCGGAGACTCTTTGGCGATGGTGATGTTGGGGCATTCCACCACGCTGGATGTTTCAGCCAGTGTCATGGCTCATCACACGGCCGCGGTTGTGCGCGGGGCTGGTGATAAGTTTGTGATCGCCGATCTGCCATTCATGAGCTATCGCAAAGGCCTGACGGCCAATATGACCGCGGTGGAAAAAGTCATGAAAGCCGGCGCTCACGCCGTGAAGCTGGAAGGCGCTGCCGGAAACCTGAAGCTGGTCCGCCATCTGGTGGATTCTGGTGTTCCGGTGATGGGGCACTTGGGGCTGACCCCGCAATCCGTCAATCAACTGGGCGGATTCAAAGTTCAGGGCCGCGATGAAAAAGCGCAGAAGAAAATTCTGGAAGCCGCTTTGCAATTGCAGGAAGCTGGCGCCTTTTCGGTCGTCCTTGAATGTGTCCCTTCGAAACTGGCCAAAGAAATCACGGCGGCACTGGAGATTCCAACCATCGGAATCGGTGCGGGTGTGGATTGCGACGGTCAGGTGCTGGTCCTGCAGGACTTGCTGGGCATGAACCAGGGATTCAAACCGAAGTTCGTAAAAACATACCTTGATGGCTTTAACACCATCAAAGGCGCTTTGAACAAGTACCATCAGGAAGTCAGCGCTGAAACCTTCCCTTCCGAGAAAGAGAGCTATTCATGA
- a CDS encoding rhodanese-like domain-containing protein — protein MVRVLALMPEEDVTMKFVNFTSKTENPHFEGIYDIGPAELLQNKANVVMIDVRQPEEYIGELGHVEGSSLMVLDTLPEQLGSLPKDKTVVFICRSGGRSAKATAFAKMNGFEEVYNMQGGMLLWNDLQLPVTK, from the coding sequence ATGGTTAGAGTCTTGGCTCTGATGCCGGAGGAAGACGTTACAATGAAATTCGTCAACTTTACTTCAAAAACTGAAAATCCTCATTTTGAGGGAATCTACGATATTGGCCCTGCGGAGCTTCTGCAGAACAAGGCAAACGTGGTGATGATCGACGTGCGCCAGCCTGAAGAATATATCGGCGAACTGGGTCACGTTGAAGGCTCCTCCCTGATGGTACTGGACACTCTCCCTGAGCAACTGGGCTCCCTGCCCAAAGACAAAACTGTGGTCTTTATCTGCCGCAGTGGCGGTCGCTCTGCCAAGGCCACAGCCTTTGCCAAGATGAACGGCTTTGAAGAAGTATACAACATGCAAGGGGGCATGCTTCTTTGGAATGATCTGCAGCTCCCTGTTACTAAGTAA